The nucleotide window CTCAGAGTTGCCAGCTGGCCGCCGTCCTTGCCGGTGAGGCTTACGACGGTCATGCCGCAGGCCTTAGCCGCCTCGGCAGCGCGCAGCACGTTGGGCGAGTTACCGCTGGTGCTGATGGCCAGCAGCACGTCGCCGGGGCGGCCCAGGGCCTGCACGTAGCGGCTGAACACGTGCTCATAGCCGTAGTCGTTGGCTACGCAGCTCATGTGCGACGCTTCGGTAAGGGCAATGGCGCCCAGGGCGGGTCGGTCGAGGCGGTAACGGCCGCTCAGCTCTTCGGCGAAGTGCTGGGCGTCGCAGAGGGAGCCGCCGTTGCCACAGCTCAGGATCTTGCCGTGTTGCTTCAAGCTGTCCGCCATCAGGCGAGCCGCTTGTTCGATGCGCGACAGGTTTTCGGGGTCCGCCAGAAAACGGTCGAGCACGGTGCGCGCTTCGGTCAGCTCAGCGCGGATGAGGTCAGTTAGGAGTGCAGTCACGCTGCAAAGTTACACCGTCGGACGATTGTCTAGGTCGGCAGCTGAAGCGGGTGGAATGCTGCTTTGCGGCCGCTGGGCCGGCGCGTTCGTAAGATTGGGGTCAGTCTGCTGATAACCAGTCTGGTTTATATCGTGAGCCGTGGTGACCGTACCGCTGTGCGTGGTCGGAATGGCCGAGTCGATATATACCGGGGCGGGTGCTACCGGGCCCGACTGGTACACCGTGGTAGGAGCAGGAGCTACCGGAGCGGCAGTCGTGGTGGTAGTCACGGTGCGCTGCTGAAATTCCCGCTCACGCTGGTCAATCTGGTGGTCGTAAAGCTTGGCCTTGAGCTCGTTTATTTTGCCGTTGAGTACCGTCGTTTCGCGGCGCAGCAGGGCGCTGTCCATGTTTTCGGTAATCAGGTGCAAAGCCAGCAGGATGGCGCCAATGATGAACAGGGTGTAGTAAAACGCGGTCAGGCCAGCGTCACCACTGAGGTTGAAGGTCGAGGCGAAGGTGTCGCGGGTGGCGGGGCTGAAGATGAACAGCAAGGCCAGCAGCAAATACACCATGACCAGCACGGTAACAATTCGTTTGAGAGCAAGCATAGGAGGAAAGAGCTAGAAGTCCGGAAAAAGCCGGTGGCGGCTCCCTGCGGGGGCGTCGGCCGGCTGCTGTCGGCATAAACGCAAGCCGGGCCCTTACAGTTGGCCCGGCCTATATTTCCCTCTCTGATTATAGCCCGCGGCTACGGCAATACACCGTTGCTTTGCATCGAATTAAGACGCTGGTACACGCCACCGTCGCGCCGTAGCAGCTCCTCGTGGGTGCCGCGCTCCACGATGCGCCCTTGCTGCAGCACCACGATTTCGTCGGCGTGCTGAATGGTGCTCAGGCGGTGAGCAATGACCAGTGAGGTGCGGTTCTGCATCAGGCGGGTCAGGGCTTCCTGTACCAGCTTCTCCGATTCGGTGTCGAGGGCCGAGGTGGCTTCGTCCAGAATCAGGATGGGCGGGTTGCGCAGGATGGCCCTAGCAATGCTCAGCCGCTGGCGCTGCCCGCCCGAAAGCCGGCTGCCCCGGTCGCCAATAAAGGTCTGGTAGCCGTCGGGGGCCTGGATGATAAACTCGTGAGCATTAGCGATTTTAGCCGCTTCGATGACCTGCTCGTCGGTGGCCTGGGTGTTGAAGCGGATGTTGTTCAGAATCGTGTCGTTGAACAGGATGCTTTCCTGGGTTACCACGCCCATCTGGTCGCGCACGGAGTGGATGGTACAGTCGCGCACCTCGTGGCCATCAATGAGAATCTGCCCGCCGGTGGGGTCATAGAAGCGGGGCAGCAAGTCGGCCAGGGTACTTTTGCCGCCGCCCGAAGGACCCACCAGGGCCACGGTTTTGCCCTTGGGAATAACCAGATTGATGTCCTGCAGCACGGGTGCGGCTCCGTAGCTGAACTGCAGGTTGCGTAGCTCAATCTGGTGCTGGAAGGCGGGCAAAACCTGGGCGTCGGGCTTGTCGCGAATGGCGGGCTCGGTGTCGATAATGCTCAGCACCCGCTCGCCGGCCACCAGGCCGCGCTGGATGTTGCCAAACGACGACGACAGGGACTTGGCCGGGGTGAGCACCTGCGAAAACATGATGATATAGGTGATAAAGGATGCAGCCTGCAGGGTGGAAGTACCGCCCAGAATCAGGGTGCCGCCGAAATAAAGCAGGCCCGCCACCACCATCACGCCGGCAAACTCCGAAAACGGCGAGGCCAGGTCCCGGATGTTGTCGATGCGGCGGGAGGCTTGGGCGTACTGGTCGTTTTGCTGCTCAAACTTGCCCTTGATGTAGTCCTGGGCATTGAAGGCCTTGATAACCCGGATGCCGCCCAGGGTTTCGTCAATCACCGAGAGCATGGTGCCCAGGGTGCTCTGGCTGGTTTTGGCCTGGGTGCGCAGGCGCTTGGAGAGAGTCGCAATGATACCGCCCGACAAGGGCAGCAGAATCAGGGTGAATAGCGTGAGCTTGACCGACATATAGAACAGCACCACGAAGTAGCCCACGATGGTCAGCGGGTCGCGCACGACAGCCTGTAGGGTGTTGACGACCGAAATTTCAACTTCCTGCACGTCGTTGGTAAAGCGCGACATCAGGTCCCCTTTCCGCTCGGAGGCAAAGTAGCCCAGCTGGAGCTGAATGATGCGGTGGTACAGGTCGCGGCGCAGGTTGCGGATAACGCGGGCCCGCACCCGGGCTGCCAGTCGTAAGCTCAGGTAGCGGAACACGTTGCTGAAAAAGACCGAGGTAATCAGCACCAGGCACACGAACAGCAAGGCGCCCAGCTTGCCGTGCTCGGCAATTACCTGGGCAAAAAAGTAGTTGAACGTGCCCGTGACGTAGTCGAGGGTGAGGGCAAACTCGGGCAGGCGAGTGGGGCGCTGAGCTTGTTGGTGGTTTCGAACAGCACGTTCAGCATCGGAATGACCAGGGCCAGGTTGCCGATGCCGAAGAAGATGCCGAAGATGGTGTAGAGCAGGTAGAGCGGTACCGTATTGGCCAGGGGCCGGGCGTACTGCAGAATGCGGAGGTAGGTCTTCATCAGGGAAGCGGGGCAGGCGTTACGCTAGGCAGGACGGCGGAACTCGGAAATTACTTCAATCGGGCCGCGAATATGCTGGTTGAACTCCTCCAGCTGCTCGGCCGGCACCCAGAGCTCGTTGTGCTGCGGGTTGCCCACGTTCTGCACCGGAAACTTGTGCAGGTAGGCCGAGTCGACGGCGAAGCGCACTACGTAGCCCACGCCGTAGAAGGGCACGTTCCAGTCGCGGCTGATCTGGGCGGCGTACTCCTCGTTGAGCACGGGGTAAAAGATGGGCTGTTCGGGCAAGCGGGGCGGAAAATGCTGCCAGTTAGAAGCGGCAATTAAGTCCAGCTCCTGCTGATTAACGGGCCGGTAGAGAAGCGTAGTGGCAGACATAGCGAAGCAAGCCGGAAAGTAGAAGCCGCAAAGGTAACCCCGGATTCGGGTTGTAGCCCAGGCAACCTTTCGGGGGCTTGCCTGCGAGTAGAGGGGCAGAACCGCTCTTATTCTCCACCACGGCTTTTCCAGCCTTTTTCTGCCTCACTTTCATGGAACGCAAAGAATTTATCCAGCTCTTCGGCCTGGGCGCCGCCGCTGTGCTGGCCACCGGCTGCCTGGGCGGCTGCTCGGGCAGCAAAGACGACAACCCGGCTCCGGCCCCCGGTCAGGGCGGCCCGACGGGCTCCACTGGCGTCGACTTCACCTTGGACCTGACCGAGCCAGCCAACGCGGCCCTCAACGACCCGCAAAAAGGCTACGTGTATGGTGCCAACAGTGCGGTAATTGTGGCCCGGCTCACCGATGGCAGCTACATTGCCGTGCAGGCGCCCTGCACCCACGAAGGAACGACCCTCGTGTTTCAGGCCAGCTCCAGCATGTTTCGCTGCCCCAACCACGGCTCCCTGTTCAACCCCAACGGCACGGTGGCCAACGGCCCGGCGGAGCGCGCCCTGAAGAAGTACACGGTGACGCAGACCGGCAATACGCTGCGCGTAACGAGCTAAGCCAACCGATTCAGACTAATAAAAAAGCCGGTGTAGCCTACCACCAGGATAGCTACACCGGCTTTTTACGCCTTGGTCAATCGGCTTAAAACTCGTGCAGGCGCTGGGGCATGTTCCAACGCAACGAAACCGAAGTGAAGGCCTCGGTGCCGTTGCCGGCGGCTCCCTCGTTGCCGGTCTGGTAACGCACAATCTGCTTGGCATCCAGCCACAGGTTGTGCTTAAGCATGTAGCTGGCCGTCAGGTCGGCGTGCAGCAGGTTGGTGGTGTTGCCCTGACCTACGCTGTTGCCATATTCCGTCACGCGGGTGGTATAGGGCTTGAGCACGTTGCCGCCGTAGTTGGGCTGCGGGTCCACGCCCGCCACGTTATCCAGGCCCTGCTTGGTATAAAAGGCTTTGCCCACCAGGTTCAGACGGGGCAGGGGCTGGTAGCTCAGCACGCCCAGCAGCTCGTAGAGGTTGGCGCCCATGGGGTGGGCCAGGGGCTGCTGATAGTGCTGGTAGTTGGTGTAGCTGTCCTCGTGCTGGTAGGTGTAGGGCCGAATGTAGTTGAACTCGACCTGCAGGTCCAGGTTCTGAATGCCGGCCACGTCGATGTACTTGCCGCCCAGCTGGAAAGCCTGCTTGTTGGCCCACCAGCCGTTGCCGGCCCGGATTTCGCTGATCTTAAACTCATCCAGTACCAGTTGGCCGTAAATCTGGCCGCGGCGCTTGATGTTCCACTTAAAGTCCAGACCCAGGATGGCGTTATCGGCCGAGCCTACGTTCTGCTCGACGGCCCGGTAGAAAATAACCGGGTTCAGGTATTGCAGCTCGAAGCCCCGGGCCCGGCGGCCCGGAATAACTTTGCCGTTGGCATACACCGTGTCGGGCTCGGGGTTGCGGCCGCCCAGAATGGTGCTTTCAAACACGCCGATGTTGAAGTCGGGCGTCACGTCGAAGCTGAGGTGGTGCAGGGCCATGTACTTTTTGGGGTACACCTGGTCGGCAATTTCCCGCTGGGCCGTCAGCTCGGCAAACAGGTTCTGGTAGTTGAACTTCCAGACGCGGGTATTCACCTTCAGAAAGAAATACGGGGCGCTGTAGTCCGACAAAATCAGGGAGCGGTAGCCGTTGCCGATGAAGTTCCGGTCGTGGGCCAGTTGCAGGTTCACGTGCTTGCCGGCCGCGTAGGTAATACCGCCCCGGGCCGTGAAGAAATCGTACTGGCTGCCGCCTTCCGTCTTGAAGTACTTCCAATAGCCCTCGTGCGGCACGATTTGGTCTCGCTGGATGCGGGTTTGCACGTACTGGGGTACGGCCTGCTGGTTGTCGGCCAGGAAGGTGTAAAAGCCTAGGCGCTGGTCGATGGTGCCCTCAAGCTGGATGCCGCGGGTATTCACGTAGCGCAGACCGTCGCTCTGGTTGTCTTTGCCCACCTGCAGCAGCAGTACCGGGTTCAGGCGCAAGGTGAAATCCTCGGTCTTGACGTTGTAGAAGTCGCTCTGGTTCTGGTAAAAGGTGTTGAACAGCGGCCGTTTGCTGCGGTTCAAATCGGCGTACTGGGCCTGGGGCAGGTAGTTCCAGTTGTCGCGCATCAGGTATTCCGCATTGAAGCGGTCGGCCGCCGAAAGGGAAGCAGCGCCGCTGTCGAGCAGCACGCGCTGCGCCAGGCGGGCCACGCCTTTGCGGTGGTAGGGCCGCACAGCCGTGTAGGGGTCGTGCAAGGTGTCGGCCCCGTACTTAATGGCATAGCGGTCAATCAGCCGGTACGTATCCTGATCGAGCGGCACGTAGTTGACGCCCTGCATGGCAGAGCGCAGGTTGGGCTCTATCGGCGCCGGGGCACCGGATGATCGTAAATCATCCAGACGTTGTCCTTGGTGGGCTCAGTAGCAGGTGGGGGGGCAGTTTGCGCCAGCGAGTTCTGGGCCAGCAGGCTCAAAGCCGGGAGCACAGTAAGGAGTAGTTTTTTCATACAAGCAGGAGGCTACGCTTCCGTTCGGAGGCCCGGCGGGGCAAACCTACGCAGTAAGCGGGTAGGAGTTGGCGAATTACGGAATTTGCGCTTTAAAAGGATTTCTCCGCTCGGCTGCCGGCCCAGTGCCGCCGCCTCACCGAATGCCCCTAGCTTTGCAGCCGTTATCATTCTGCGTAGCCGTCCGTGCCTGTTCTTCGCTTTTTGCGCTTCACCCAACTTGACCTCCCCGCCTGGGATGCCTGCGTGGCGACGGCCGAGGAAGCAGTACCGTACGCGCAGAGCGCCTGGCTACGGGCTACGGCAGGCCGCTGGGACGCCGTAGTCGAGCTGGATGAGGCCTCGGGGCAGTATCGGTCGGTGCTGCCGCTGCCGGTGAAGCGCCGGCCCTGGGGGCGGGAGGGGTTTCAGCCGCCCTTCACCCAGCAGCTGGGCTTGCTGACTACTACCAGCAGCCAATACCGGAGCGTGGCCGAGTACCTGGCTGTGGCCGTCGGCCGCTACGCCCGGCTGTATCTGCAGGCCAACAGCGGCAACGAATTTCCGGCAGCACCGCCCGGCTTTGACCTGAGCTGGCGGCAAACGTACTGCCTGCCCCTGGATGCTGGCTACGAAACCCTGCTCAAAGGCTACGCGGCCGACTACCGCCGCCGCCTGCGCATCAATCAGCAATTGGAGCAGCCGCTGCAGGTTGGGGAAACCCACTCGGCCGAGGCGCTGCTCCAGTTGTTTCGGCAGCACAAGGGTGGGGAAGTAGCCAGCCTGAAGCCCCGCCACTACCAGCAGCTGGCGCAGCTCACAATGAATCTGCAAAGCCTGGGGCAGGTTCGGGTTCTGGAAGTGCGGGAGCCTGCTACCCGGGAGTTGTTGGCCGGGGCTTTGTTCGTAGTAACCCCGCGGGTCATCATCTATCTGTTTGCGGCAGCCTCCCCGGCCGGCAAAAAAGCCGCGGCGCCCCTGCTGCTGCTCGACTATATGATTCAGGCCTATGCCGCCACGCCCGGCCTCGTGCTCGACTTCGAAGGGGGCATGATTCCGTCAATTGCCCGTTTTTTTGCCAACTTCGGGGCCCGGCCCGTTCCCTACGCCGCCCTCACCCTTACCCGCCAGCCCTGGTATCTGTCATGGAAACGCTAAACACTCCCTCCGCAAGCTCTGCCGACCGCGTCCGTATTGTGTGCGCCGAGCCGTCTATTGCCAACCACTTTCTGGCCGAGCTCCGCGACGTAGACGTGCAACGCGACAGTCTGCGCTTCCGCCGCAACCTGCAGCGCCTGGGCGAAATCATTGCCTACCGCATCAGCTCCCAGCTTAGCTACACCGAAAAAGTGGTGCAAACGCCCCTGGCCTCGTCCAGCAGCAAGCAGCTGCGCGACTTTCCAGTGCTGGCCACCGTGCTGCGCGCCGGCCTGCCGTTTCATCAGGGCTTTCTGAACTACTTCGACCAGTCGCCCAGCGCGTTTGCCGCGGCTTACCGCATCGAAGGCACCTCCCAGGTGCGGGTGCAGGTCGATTACCTCTCGGCGCCCAACCTGGACGAGCGGGTGCTGATTCTGGCCGACCCGATGCTGGCCAGTGGCAAGTCCCTGGTGCAAACCTACCGGGCCATGCTGCGCTTTGGTCAGCCCCGGCAGGTGCACATTGCCGCCGTCATTGCCTCGCCCGAGGGCGTCGACTACGTAACCCGCGAGATTCCCGAAGCCACACTCTGGGTAGCGGCCGTCGACGACCACCTCAACGAGCACGCCTACATCGTACCCGGCCTGGGCGACGCCGGCGACCTGTCGTACGGCAGCAAATTGTAATGGCCGCGTAACCTGGCGGAACTATACCGGCTGGTGGTTACCTCGTATCTTTACCACCAGTAGTTTCCTTCTAGCCCCGAAAACGCCGTGTTGCCTCATTTTGCCAAATACGCCTCCGTTTTCCTGCTGAGCATGGTGAAGTTCTTCGGCGGCCCGCTGGCGGGCGTGTCGCTGGGTCTCAACTTCTTTCAAACCCTGGGCCTGACCGTGGCGGGCATGATGACCACGGTGGTCGTCGTGTCGGGGGTGGGGCGCATGTGGGCCCTGCACCAGCGCCAGCGCCGCGAAACGAAGGGCAAGCCGCTGTTTACCAAGCGCAGCCGCCGCATCGTGAGTATTTTCCGCCGCTTCGGCATGCCCGGCATTGCGTTTTTGACGCCGGTCCTGTTCAGTCCTATTGGCGGCACCGTCATTGCCACCCAGCTGCACGTGCCCCGCTGGCGCATCCTGTTGCACATGCTCTGGAGCGCCGTGTTCTGGGGCTCCATTCTGACCACGCTCACGGTCCGGTTTAGTCACCTGCCCTTTTTTCACCACTAAGCGTGGACTGTCTTTAAAGAAAAGCCTTACTGCTCCGGTAGTAAGGCTTTTTTGTGCGTTACAGGGTTGAAAATACCCACTTCTAGGTATTGCGGAGGCTAGGCTGAGCGAGGTAATTTTGTCGACTGGCTTAACTCAAGAGTTGCTGTAATACAACTGTTTGAGTGAGTCTTTCCGGACTTTTCCTATTGCACTTTTTCTCAAACCTACTTGCCTTATGCCCACTTCTCCGCAAAAGATTTTTTTAAGCCTACTCGGACTTCTTACCCTGGCCTCTGTTGAAGTGCAGGCCCAGACGGCCGCTGCCAAAAACCGCAGCCACCTTATGACCCTGCTTACCCCAAAGCACCCGACTGCTGACCGCCCCGCAGCGGCCGCCCGCGGCATCAACGCCACCGTGGTGCGCCCGGGTCAGGAGGTAGAATACTATTGGGATACTACTATCAACCGCTGGCAAGTGGGTGGCAAGCGAATT belongs to Hymenobacter cellulosilyticus and includes:
- the lpcA gene encoding D-sedoheptulose 7-phosphate isomerase, with protein sequence MTALLTDLIRAELTEARTVLDRFLADPENLSRIEQAARLMADSLKQHGKILSCGNGGSLCDAQHFAEELSGRYRLDRPALGAIALTEASHMSCVANDYGYEHVFSRYVQALGRPGDVLLAISTSGNSPNVLRAAEAAKACGMTVVSLTGKDGGQLATLSDVEIRAPHSGFADRIQEIHIKAIHILIMLIEQLVADEK
- a CDS encoding ABC transporter ATP-binding protein, with protein sequence MCLVLITSVFFSNVFRYLSLRLAARVRARVIRNLRRDLYHRIIQLQLGYFASERKGDLMSRFTNDVQEVEISVVNTLQAVVRDPLTIVGYFVVLFYMSVKLTLFTLILLPLSGGIIATLSKRLRTQAKTSQSTLGTMLSVIDETLGGIRVIKAFNAQDYIKGKFEQQNDQYAQASRRIDNIRDLASPFSEFAGVMVVAGLLYFGGTLILGGTSTLQAASFITYIIMFSQVLTPAKSLSSSFGNIQRGLVAGERVLSIIDTEPAIRDKPDAQVLPAFQHQIELRNLQFSYGAAPVLQDINLVIPKGKTVALVGPSGGGKSTLADLLPRFYDPTGGQILIDGHEVRDCTIHSVRDQMGVVTQESILFNDTILNNIRFNTQATDEQVIEAAKIANAHEFIIQAPDGYQTFIGDRGSRLSGGQRQRLSIARAILRNPPILILDEATSALDTESEKLVQEALTRLMQNRTSLVIAHRLSTIQHADEIVVLQQGRIVERGTHEELLRRDGGVYQRLNSMQSNGVLP
- a CDS encoding QcrA and Rieske domain-containing protein; amino-acid sequence: MERKEFIQLFGLGAAAVLATGCLGGCSGSKDDNPAPAPGQGGPTGSTGVDFTLDLTEPANAALNDPQKGYVYGANSAVIVARLTDGSYIAVQAPCTHEGTTLVFQASSSMFRCPNHGSLFNPNGTVANGPAERALKKYTVTQTGNTLRVTS
- a CDS encoding capsule assembly Wzi family protein — encoded protein: MQGVNYVPLDQDTYRLIDRYAIKYGADTLHDPYTAVRPYHRKGVARLAQRVLLDSGAASLSAADRFNAEYLMRDNWNYLPQAQYADLNRSKRPLFNTFYQNQSDFYNVKTEDFTLRLNPVLLLQVGKDNQSDGLRYVNTRGIQLEGTIDQRLGFYTFLADNQQAVPQYVQTRIQRDQIVPHEGYWKYFKTEGGSQYDFFTARGGITYAAGKHVNLQLAHDRNFIGNGYRSLILSDYSAPYFFLKVNTRVWKFNYQNLFAELTAQREIADQVYPKKYMALHHLSFDVTPDFNIGVFESTILGGRNPEPDTVYANGKVIPGRRARGFELQYLNPVIFYRAVEQNVGSADNAILGLDFKWNIKRRGQIYGQLVLDEFKISEIRAGNGWWANKQAFQLGGKYIDVAGIQNLDLQVEFNYIRPYTYQHEDSYTNYQHYQQPLAHPMGANLYELLGVLSYQPLPRLNLVGKAFYTKQGLDNVAGVDPQPNYGGNVLKPYTTRVTEYGNSVGQGNTTNLLHADLTASYMLKHNLWLDAKQIVRYQTGNEGAAGNGTEAFTSVSLRWNMPQRLHEF
- a CDS encoding GNAT family N-acetyltransferase, translating into MPVLRFLRFTQLDLPAWDACVATAEEAVPYAQSAWLRATAGRWDAVVELDEASGQYRSVLPLPVKRRPWGREGFQPPFTQQLGLLTTTSSQYRSVAEYLAVAVGRYARLYLQANSGNEFPAAPPGFDLSWRQTYCLPLDAGYETLLKGYAADYRRRLRINQQLEQPLQVGETHSAEALLQLFRQHKGGEVASLKPRHYQQLAQLTMNLQSLGQVRVLEVREPATRELLAGALFVVTPRVIIYLFAAASPAGKKAAAPLLLLDYMIQAYAATPGLVLDFEGGMIPSIARFFANFGARPVPYAALTLTRQPWYLSWKR
- the upp gene encoding uracil phosphoribosyltransferase; translated protein: METLNTPSASSADRVRIVCAEPSIANHFLAELRDVDVQRDSLRFRRNLQRLGEIIAYRISSQLSYTEKVVQTPLASSSSKQLRDFPVLATVLRAGLPFHQGFLNYFDQSPSAFAAAYRIEGTSQVRVQVDYLSAPNLDERVLILADPMLASGKSLVQTYRAMLRFGQPRQVHIAAVIASPEGVDYVTREIPEATLWVAAVDDHLNEHAYIVPGLGDAGDLSYGSKL